The Cryptococcus deuterogattii R265 chromosome 4, complete sequence genome segment CTAAACTCCTTATTTTTCACAGACTCTCGACGCACTCGGGCCTCTGCAAATGGATAATTTTTCATATACTATACACCAGGTCAGGATGAAGTCAACTACTTCGTTTCCATAGTGTGACTCACTGCCTCGTATAGATCAACAATTTCCAACATAGTCTGGAGATATATGTCCGTCGCTGTGGTCAACTGCCTGTGAGTGAGCATTTTCCCATGATTGTGAACTTGAGCTAAACTGACAAGAGGCCATTCAATCCTCTGCCTTTCCATCAGGTTCCTTAAGATTGTTTCATGAGCATGGGACAAAATTGCAGCCGTACTGAAGACTTCTGCAATGAAAGGTTCTAGCTTAGTGGACTCAATCACAGGCGGTCTGCAATCCCTCAGCTCCTCGATAAATACCTAAACCAGAGTATGTTAGGGCCGAAATTCCCAAATATCACTACTCACATGATACATGATATCCATGTCGCGCACGTATTCTCGTTCACCCTTAATGATCTCCCACCATAGTCCTTGCCTCCTTTGCTCCATCTTGTCCAAGGAATCACAAAAAGACTTATCGACAATTTGGTGCCATTCTGGACTGAGTTCTTgatcggaagaagaagacgctATCTTCTGATCTATGGGACTTCGGGATGAGGCCGACAGGTCGAAGGAGGAATGTGATGTAATGGCGCTTGATTGATaggcaaggaggagagaatatGAATCCTGAGGGGTAAGATGTCTATGTGAAGGGTTTCGTAATGCGGGAGGGAGGTCTCCATACTGCAGTAAAATCAACCACCAGCAGCACAGTAAAACCTTGAACGTACTACTAGTCTGTCGGACAAGGTAGGAGACCACCCAGGACTGAGTAGACTCCCGGACAATCTTTCTGAACGTATCGACTGCCATGGACGCCGTTCTATCTAGAAGACAGTGATTAGCTTCTTTGATTCCTGCACACTCTACACCAAGGACTTACTGAGTCCGTCAATGTGTTTGTACCCACCAAACCAGTACCAGGTAATCTGTATGTTTCGGTTGCTTTAAACTCTTCTGAGTGATTACCTTTCCTAGGGTTACGACTCAACTGAATGTTATCGCTCGATCTGCGTATGTGGTTGGCATTGGCATGGCTCCGGCCGCTTATATTACCTAACGATTGCTGTTCATTGTAAGGTTTACCCCCAATGCCGCCACTCCAGTCCTCGCTGCTTGAATTCCTCTCCCCCAATCCAAACCTCTCGGCGGAAAGAGCGCCCCAAGATAATCTATGTCTCCTGAGTACACCTCCAAAACTCCTTGATCGAGATTGCTTGTAAATCTTTGTGTCCGATGAACCCGACAGGGAGTCGATGGACGAAGTGGATGCTGTCGGAGTTCTTGGGGCGGAGTTGGCGGGAAGATAGTCCATAACTGGAAAGTTGCTACTGCCCTTCCTTAAATGTTTGCGAGGGTTCGGTCGTACTGTCTAGCAAAAGCAGATAGTTCTCGTTCCGCAAGAAGTTCACGTTCCACGGCACGAGAGAACAAGTAAATTGGCATATAAAAGCCAGACAACACCAACATGGGGCCAGTAAGCAACTCATATTAATAGACTATTATTTACCTATTATTGCGGCTGTTTTGTTGTACATCATCGCATTTCTTTGCGTCGTCAGCTTCATGTCACAGCTTTTCCTTATTTCTTCGGATTCTTCGGTAGCATCGGCGAAAGCCGAGAACAACCCACCACTAATATGCGTTTTCTGCGTCGTACTTCTCCTCTGTTCTAGTCTTATATCGTGACAGTATCCTCCTGTCCATGTTGAGCTAAGTTATGAAGTTCATTTGGAATTATCTCATTTGATAGAATTCCCTTAGTATCCCACGCGTACGTATGATGCATCCATTCTACTTGACACAATTGTGATTTAGACTTAGCTGCAGGATATTAATAGTAGCCTTTTACCATCAGAATGAACAGACATGATCATCTTCGAACTTCGAAGCCACTGCTGGATCCTACTGCTTTCTCCACATCGGCCTCACTAgcatttctcatctcctttaTGAGCTCCACCTTATGGACCTCAGCAGATGGAGGTCCCTTTTCTAACCATTTCCGACTGTGGAAACGTTAATCATTATATTACTCTTGAAATGTGGCATTACGCACAACTGTTCCACCTTGTCAGACGATCCAACGGCGACACCTTGTACGCTTGAGTCACTGTGGTTGTAGCAGTGGCCTTTAAGTCCTAGTTTTTGGGCCCTAACAGAGAAGTATGTCACATCTTCAGATGATCATAATGGGCTTTACATCAAGCTCACTCTTTTTGAGTATAGTATCGGAAGTTGACCCCCTAGTATACAAGTACAGGGAGTAACGTGCGTTTGTCAGCCATAGCTTCGTCAACGTTGTGGGAATTATATCAGTTACTTAAACACACCTGTACGGCGCCTGAGCTGCACCACGTATTAGCCAGAATTGGCCTGAGAAACCTCTCCGACGATTGCGAGGAGACTAATGACTCACACTTTAAACTGTATTATATCCTGGGCCATTTTGCAAACAGTACTCCTCATGAAGTGTTCCTCAGAGTACGATATAATAAACCGTAATAAATCAGGCTTTTTCGTTCAATGACAACTTGAGATGAGTTAGTCACTGGAATATGGAAGGAAGTCCCGAACGATTACTGAGTACACACCAAAGCAACAGCTCTGCATTGCTGGCTTTTTATTAATACCCCTGTCTCTACTAAATAAGATATTCCAGCATCATAATGGCGGGCCATGGACATTGTGCATATGATGTAATACCAGATCTGCCCATCCATGCTGCGTGATAAGCACGAAGAAGTCACTGGGTGGCTGGAGGTCAGCACGCGTTGGGGACCAATATTACATAATCATTCGTTTCCTACTTCCTCGAAGCGCGCTTCGGGACGAATCCGAGCGAATTCTGGAGCAAATAATTGATTGATCCTCCTGTtatataaaaaaaaatgcgACTCATATGTATCGGCATcttgagatggaaagaaacGGAGAGTCTGTTTTCTTATGCATGCTACGTCCTACATCTCAACAGGGGCTGCAGTATCTACCATAAGTACATATAAAGAcgggagaaagatgatgggtGCGTACATACCTTAATTAACCATCGGTTACGTAGGGCGAGAGCATGGGCCAGGTGGAATTCCGAACAGCTCCGTCAGGTATTATGGCAGCGGATGACAATCAACCGGATCGCGGCGTCTTTTTTCGTTCGTCAATCGATTCACAAATCACAACAACAAACTTACAAAGACCATAAAGACACGATACAGCATCTCTACCCTGGAACTCATACAGCTGGAGCGCTCCAAAGCACTTTCAGCCACTACCCATGCGCGTGCTATCTCTTTCGCGCCAGTCTTGCCCACAGCTCTTAACACGTCTCGGTCAGCCTTGTCTCCAACTTTCGAAATGCCTGGGTCACTATCCGAAAAGACAGACATCCACCAAAGCTGCCAACAATGACTGGATGACCTTCCTCAAGCCATTATCTTCTCACAACCCCGATCCTTGTGGACTAGCTTTACTGTTTGCAGGACTGGTATGTTAATAGGTTTGCTATCCATGAGGCTTTGTTGACTTGTGTCATTTGACCTATTGATAGGGATCATATCCGCACACTCCTCATGCACCTACACCGTCTTCATTGAGGATTTGGGAAGAGGCTTCGGACGCCTTGTTTAGTCCTGATGCTACTATTGGGTATCAGCCACGCGGGATCACAGATGTTGGTAACATTAAAGGAGGTCTTCGGAGCTGGgtcgaaggaagaagtttggTAAGTGATAAGCTTCTTTTAATACCATTTTTCAGAACATTCATCTGACATATTCTGTAGGATAATCTCATGAAAAATCCAGACGTCACTGCTGCTTTTATCTTGACGTCTTCGATTGCCATTCTCGCTAGCGAGCAGGTAGGTAAATATCACAGGAGTTAATTTTGAGACTGATCATTTTGTCTCTATTTATAGGAGAAAAGTGGATCAAGCGCTTTACTACCTGCTGGAACAACCCATCTTGCTGGGCATGGGTTCATAGGCACATTGACAGCCCTTGTAGCTGCAGGACGATTAGATCTTGCCACTGGTGTTCGGCTAGCTGTGAGTTTCCTGGTGTCCTGTTAAGAGCAAGCGCTCATCAATTGAAAGCGTATATATGCTTCCCTCCCAGCATCACCTCCAGGCCGATCTCGGGCTCATCTGACAACGGTCCTTTCTGCACGGCACTTCCACTCGCTCTCCTCACCCTCGTTCTCAGTGCCCCCTGCATCTTTATCGTACACTCCCAGCGATCTTTTTTTAAACGACTCGGCAGAAGTTGTCCATTGTGATCCTGATGAGGTTCCTAAAACGCCAATACCAACACCAACGCAAAGACGCAGAGCTATGCAGTTGATCTTGGATGAGATTCATGGgcttgagaaggaatggatTGAACATAGCGATGAAGGGCACGAAGAGTGGGCAGCTGCAGGGATCATCAACAGTAGTaaagtggtggtggtgacaGTGAGATTCATTTTCAATATCACGCGTATGTCAGTAACAAACCTTGTAGGGCACGCATCATGCCGTTCTTCAAGTCATTGAGAGGCTTCAACAGTTAAACCTTGCTAATCCAGTCATGGACGTTCACATGCCTTGCCCATATCACACGAAGCTCATGAATCACGCTGTTCCCAAGTTCAAAGACGTTTTAGAACGTTGTCACTTTGTAAATAAATCTGGCGGGCCTATTATTCTGGATCCCATGACAACTCATCCAGTGCGACATAATTTCTTTTTAGCCCATTATAGAGTCAGGCTGACTCAAAAATTAGATCGGACGATCTGCCACcgttctccttcctcatcttaCTGCTCAGCTGAGATGGCGTAAAACCCTTTCTAGACTATGCGGGACACCGGTACCAGAAGTCGGCAAATTTTTGACTGTTGGGAGAGGCGCCAAAGGATTGGGCATTATGTTGAGAGGAGAGTTGAGAGGCAGAGGACAAAATGCTGTTCCCATAGtgattgaagagatgggggTGGGACCAAGGGACGAGAGGCTCGTAAGGGCTTTGAGGAGCTAGGTTTGCAAGTGAGGGGCCAAAATACATTTGTATAGTACCAGGTTGTACAATTGTAATCATTTGATGACCGCCATGAAGTTGTATAACTCATTTGTCCATGGACGTCAAAGGCTACCAAATAAACGGTATACATCTATCGCAAAATATTAAACACAACCGAACAAGCCACTTCAACAAACCGTCAGGTTTCACGCCCCTTGGAGACAATCTATATAATACGGTCAAAACATAAAAAAGTGTATAAATGAACAACGCTCTACAGGTAATAATTCTTCTCAAAGCAAATTAAGTGGGAGGTGAATCActcatcgtcctcgacGTGTTCAATGCTACCGTTGGCTTTGTCAGCAGCATTGCCAGAAGTGTCACTGGCTTCCTCAACCATCttattctccttctcaacagCCTTTGACTGATTGCATTCTCTGCGTCAATTAAAATAGcaagggtggagagaaaaTACTAACCTTAGCAGTGTAGACATAGTTGTAGATCTCGTCAATCAAAGGTTTGGCCTGTTCCTAACCAACTCATCAGCTACTTCTCCTCTGGCAAACTGAGACCTGGACATAGACATACCAAAACATAGGACGCAAATTTATTTGACTTTTCCTGAACAGATACGTCCTTGGCGAAAACGATTTCCTTTACGTCATTACTGGCCTTTGAAGCACCCTATTTTGGCATAAGCACAAATTGCTCTGAAATAAACTACTCTGATATACTTACCTCAAACAAGGCAGATGGAAGCTGGACACCATGTTCAGTGAGTTGACGAAGCTGCTCCAAAAGGGCGTGAGCGAGGTCTTGCGAAGTGTGGATGGTGGCGGAAGCGCGAGTGCCAATAGCAGAGTTAACAGAAGCAGCCTTAGCAATTACTCCAGAAATGACAGGATGGAGTTTCTGGGAATAACAATTGGCTCAGCATAGCAAATAATTGTCACGGGCCCACGCACAGTATCGTAAACACCTTTGGCTTGTTTTACAACAATCAATTCTTCTGTAGGAGTCTTAAAGGGGTCTGTAGCAAATCATCATTGAGTGATCCAACAATACAGCTATGAACGCAACGTACAAGGGAAGGTGGCTGCGGCTCGGTCGAAACTACCATTCACATATCAGAACTCGAACAGCCCAAATAATGATGCTGACCCACGTTGCAACAGCAAGTCCATCAGCAGATTCCAACAAAGGCTTAGTCCTTGTGAGTACAGGAGTAGCGACATCATAGCTTTCTTCAGATGTCCATATGTGAGCTTCATAAACATCCAAGAATAAAGAGAACATACTGGAAGCTACACCGACGGCAGTTTCATAAAGCTTTGCAGAGAGCTTGTTGGAGTTGATGAGGCTCCTATGGAAAATGAGTAAAGATATTTTGACGTGAGCATTTTAGAAGATGGCGCACTGGGCATAAGCGACAGAGTCGTGGACAATAGGAATGCTGTCGATCTTGGAGACAATCTGGAAGTCTATAATCGGCGGCATTAACATGTAGGGCAGTCATGAAAGATGATAAGTTATCGCACGTACGAGGAACTTCGCTAGGGGAGGAGGTAACAGCGGCCATCTTGATCGCTTCGGCTGAATAAGTAAGCTAACAAATCATGGTGATTAGGTTAGCAACGTTTGTTAGAGCTGCTGAGAACGTGCCGAGAGTTGTCACAAAGTacaaggagatggaagagagggtTATGATCATCTACCCCTTTAAAACGTGATCAACCCGCGCGCCatgggaaagaagacgcCGGACACATGGGAGTTATTACCATCGTCCGCCCCTTCATCGTACCAGCCGTGTTCGTCTTGAAACTTTTATCGAATCACAGATAGAATGAGACGGGCATGAGATTTGGGCAATTACTCTGTCCGCCTCCTGCAGGTCGACGAGTCTCAAACAAATTATCGCGGAGGAAACGAAAGTGCACCTCATAACTGTTGAGCTGGTGAAATAGGTAAAGGTAAAACGAGGAtaagaagcaggaagaacaaTTATCGTGGGCCTTGTTGCCCAGCATGACTTCCAGTACTCTTCCAGGCCTGACCCCCCATGGGGCTGCTATTGAGATAGACAGAACGGAAAAGTATGACTCACTTTGATTTATGTGCTGTTTAGGTTGGCGTGAATATTCAAAAGAAACAGAACgataggagaagatgtaTTTGGGAAAACCCGCAGCTGCACTATCACTCCATGGATAAAAACGGAGAAGGCTTGGGTATTGATGGCCGAGCAACAAAATTCCCACGCGCAAAGAAgcgtcatcatccatgATCGTAAACAGCATTGCTTGCTGCTTGGGCGGCGTGGTCCAGGTCCGCGATAACTTAGAAAGACCCTGAATCTCTCATaaggtggaagagcaagaacggaggaggaagactgCTGCTGCGGTTTCCGGCTATataccctccttcttgcaGTAAAAATAAGCATCACACGTGGCATCTACAGGTACgtactactactactaaTACTATTACTACTCAAACTTCCATCTTATGTAATCGATACGTCTAACTGTGGCCCCTAACGCAACTTAAAGGCTATCAGGGCTTGGACGAATGTTTCTCCCAAAGGGATAAGAGGTGCTTGCCCCTGTGAACTCTGTTGGCCTGTTCTGGAACGATCTCAAATACTAGCGTGAGGGTCGTATTTATTATCATTTTTACCGCACAGGATTAACAGACGTCGTACATCAAGCTGGTGGGCTCGTCCGACGAAGTCCGGAAGGTCTGAGAAAGAACTTAGTAAACACAAGCACCAAGATACATATGGAGCACTGAGAGATTGAATAATTGATTGAATGGAAATTCAAGGCGGAGCATATTGGCAATGTTCTCGAGTGCAAGTCGCAATCAGCAGTATCTTACTGTCCACCGCTAGCGTTCAATAACACCTTCATATCCGTTTAATACTCGCGTGTTTTTTGTTGTGAGACCCGACCTTACTTCAATCTGGGAGGCACCACCACTGGCTTTTTGACCTTGTAATATAGTAATTTCGGTAAGTTTGCCAAAGCTTTGCTGCAAGCTTTCCAAATAGAAATGACCAGTCTGTAATGCGGCAGAAACAAGAGTATTTCAATACTGTTCAAGACAGATTACAAAATTAATTATATAGGGATCTgtgcatcttccatcagGAAACTGGACCTCCAAAcagcaaaaagaaatggcCGCAAAGCATCGGTAAAAGCCGAACGGCCTGATAGTTCCTGACATAGCGGAATTCAACAACAAAACAGGCGAGAGATCATATCACGCACCCGGCTATCAATCTGCTGTTCTGGCAATCCAGTATATATACCAGCCACCTTTCCTTCAGTCTATCCGCAACCTGCAACCCCAAGATGGCGCGTTTTTCCatgccctcttcctctacttCCATTCGCACTGCCCGACACCTGTCGCCACGATTGCCGACCGCCCCATTACCTGCAATTACTTCTCGTCTCTTTCAAATGCCTTTGTCTCTCTCTTCAAGATCTCCGAAGTACACTACCCTTACCACTTCGCATGTTTCTCACATTCGAAAACTTGtatcctctccatcctcagTTCTGTCGACACTCGATGGTTCAGCCACGCCAGACGAACTTTTACCTCACAATTTGGATTGGATGGGCAAGTATTTAGGCCAGAGCCAGGTCCTTGTCAAGCCAAAAACGGTAAAAGAGGTCAGCCAGATAGTAAAGTGGTGTAACGAGAATGATGTGGCTGTTGTTCCTCAGGGAGGGAACACGGGATTGGTGGGAGGTTCTACGCCTATCCATGACGAACTGATCTTGTCACTCTCGTCGCTCAACTCGATACGCTCCTTCGATCCAGTTTCTGGTGTCCTCACTGCGGAAGCAGGGCTTATTTTAGAGCAAGCAGATTCCTTCTTGGCGTCCAAGGGCTTCGTATTCCCTCTCGACCTGGGTGCGAAGGGCTCATGCCAGATAGGAGGCAATGTGGCTACTAATGCTGGAGGTTTGAGGCTGCTGCGTTACGGAAGCTTGAGGGGAAGTGTTTTGGGACTGGAGGTAGTCTTGCCAGATGGTAGAATCTGGGACGGCTTGAGTGGTTTGAGGAAAAATAATACTGGTGAGCAGACGAGGCTTACGTTTGCTGATGGAGAGATTAATTGCTATGAAAGGCTATGACTTGAAGCAGCTTTTCATAGGGTCTGAGGGCTCAATCGGCATAATCACGGCCATATCCATCCTCTGTCCCAGTCGATCCCTTAGCACAAACGttgctctcttctctctaCCGTCTTATGCGGCCTGTCTTGAAGTATTCTCTCAAGCAAAACAACATTTGGGAGAGATTATGTCGGCGTTCGAGATGTTTGACAATACTGCATACGAGGCTgtgaagaagcaaggagGAGCAAAAAAGGTatttgaaaaagaagggaactTCTACTGTTTGATAGAGACAGGAGGAAGCTCGGCAGAGCATGACTCGGAGGTAAGGCCTTGTTGGTACCTTTTAGAGTATATGGGCATTCATCTGATCGTAGAAACTCACAAGCCTCTTTGACACTTTATTATCGTCTTCGCTCATACTTGATGGCGTGTTGGCTCAAGACAATACTCAAGTACAGTCACTCTGGCAAATACGTGAACTATGTCCCGAATCACTAAGCAAAGCGGGTACGGCGTACAAGTATGATCTCTCCGTGCCAGTTGAAAAAATGTATGAAGTCGtagagaggatgagggcACAtttgaaagaaagagggcTTCTGGGTGGGAAAGTGAAATATGTGGCAGGCTTTGGCCATATGGGTGACGGTTGGTAACTATTCAATTACGGAAGTCTTTTTATCACTGAGCCGATTGTCAGGTAATCTGCATTTGAATGTAGTGGCAGAAGGGAATGTGTTCTCTAAAGAAATCCAGGGCGCCATAGAGCCTTTTGTCTATGAGCTTGTAGGTACGCACTATTGTGATACCACGGAACAAAAGTGTAAGTCACCGTCATAGCTAATATTAATTTCCTAACCATAGCCGATTATAACGGTTCCATATCTGCCGAGCATGGTTTGGGCTCAATGAAAGCACCTTTCATATCGTACTCCCAGGCTGATACGTCTATCGACCTGATGAGGCGGTTGAAAAAGCTTTTTGACCCAAAGGGAATCATGAATCCTCACAAATTTATTCTCTAGTGTAACGGGTCTCCTTGCATGTACTTTTTAAGCTAGATAGACTTGCACTGATATCGAATCGGCCGGGTCCTTTGTAAGTCAAGCAGGCTTGAACATGTGTACACAAAAACAATGCAAACCATGATGAAAATTCTACTCCAGAACGTATACACCAAAATCTAGAGCTCGCCAATCTTCTCCGCCAACAAAGCCGATCCCTTTCGAACACTCTTCTCTACAGTCTCCTTAACTCCCTTTTTGCCCAAaaccttcttgacctcgtctccatctcctcgcTTCTTCATACCTTCAATCAACTCAACCATCACAAATGGCGCATTACCTTTACAGACCCTCTCAACGTTCTCTGCACCACCGGCCTCGGCACTTGTGAGGCCATCCCAAACAGCACGTGAAAAAGcaggggagagggaggaatCGGGAATGGAGAGTGTTTGCGTCTTGTGGTCGAAATGACCGCCAGATAGAAGGAGCTTATAGGTACGAATGGCGTGCGAGAGGTCAAGAGGGTGGGAGACGGTAGGGTCAGGGTTGGGGTCGAGAGGAGCAGGGTCGGGGTAGGGTGGGGTGAGGAATGATGCGAGAGTCTTGATAGCGGCACTTTTGTCTACGATCGATTATGAACCTCTACAGCCTGAAAAGAAAGCAAATTAATACGTACCACCCTGAGCATAAAGCATGATTTCTTGGACCACCAAACCAGCTCCGGGGTCCCtaaccatctcttctcctttttcctcgaCAAGCTTAACCAATCCTTCGCTGGCATAACTCAAAAGCTCCTTGCGCCTCACGTCCACGTCCTTCTTGCTAGTACCAATTTCTTTGGCCTTTTGTGCGGACTCAGCGAGGGAAGTAAGGGCAGCGTGAATGAAGTGACGGGTAGAAGTGGGGGTAAGAAGATAGAAAATGGCACGCCGGCCATGCTTATCGAAAGCAAGGTCGGGAGCGAGAGAAACAATGTCAGAGACGAAAGCCTTGCCCATAAGCTTGGTGTCGCTAGGGATTAAGTCAGCAGATATTGACATCATCAGATTGGATGGAAATACTCACTCGACACAGTCGAATGCAGTGAAAAGAACCATCTGGGCGTCGCCGTCCTTGCAAAGCGCCTCGACATGTTTCCTTAAAGGCTGTAATATTTGTTTACGATCCTATCGCTCCGTGTTAGCATAAGATGTGAGACGGCTATCGGTATACACTAA includes the following:
- a CDS encoding D-lactate dehydrogenase, with protein sequence MARFSMPSSSTSIRTARHLSPRLPTAPLPAITSRLFQMPLSLSSRSPKYTTLTTSHVSHIRKLVSSPSSVLSTLDGSATPDELLPHNLDWMGKYLGQSQVLVKPKTVKEVSQIVKWCNENDVAVVPQGGNTGLVGGSTPIHDELILSLSSLNSIRSFDPVSGVLTAEAGLILEQADSFLASKGFVFPLDLGAKGSCQIGGNVATNAGGLRLLRYGSLRGSVLGLEVVLPDGRIWDGLSGLRKNNTGYDLKQLFIGSEGSIGIITAISILCPSRSLSTNVALFSLPSYAACLEVFSQAKQHLGEIMSAFEMFDNTAYEAVKKQGGAKKVFEKEGNFYCLIETGGSSAEHDSEKLTSLFDTLLSSSLILDGVLAQDNTQVQSLWQIRELCPESLSKAGTAYKYDLSVPVEKMYEVVERMRAHLKERGLLGGKVKYVAGFGHMGDGNLHLNVVAEGNVFSKEIQGAIEPFVYELVADYNGSISAEHGLGSMKAPFISYSQADTSIDLMRRLKKLFDPKGIMNPHKFIL